From Echinicola soli, a single genomic window includes:
- a CDS encoding SusC/RagA family TonB-linked outer membrane protein, translating into MENFTNRLICLVLGLLLVGTTAWGQQPQTTTLEIVKGQVLDKDDRMPIIGATVVEIDSDERTLAGVATDVNGNFSLRVRSKQNRIRISFIGYKTVTLPINGQSEINVNLEFAVSDLDVAEVTAEKMIDQGMFQIDERDLTSSSTRVDAELLEEMSALSIDQALQGRMAGVDIVSNSGDPGAGMSIRIRGTTSINGSSEPLIVVDGIPFQTNTSSFDFANANEQEYAQLLNVAPADIESITVLRDAAATALWGSRGSNGVLVITTKRGSKGKPTITYSFRGAMTQQPDQIPMLSGDQYSTLIAEGYMNSFGVPLNIDQNKEFSYDPRDPYYFYNYGNNTDWINEITQLGYMFDHNLALSGGGEKTRYRVSVNKNNSVGTTVGTGFDRLATRISLDYNVSSKIRVRTDLAYTNSKTDRNWVNGTSGSRDLIRSIAYEKMPNMSPFEYDAYGNLTPNYFSPEFNIQGAFSGTYNPLAMAEEATNTTESNRIIPKFTLQYYIREDLMFQSDVAFDINNTQRRSFLPQVATGLPLSNQNVNRAEGNDSDFLVTQTFNKLYYTPELGEDHSLMAMLLATTYEGRSDGFNVVTTNAASSNLQVPSTINRDDNIGLGSGTSISRSLGLVANAQYGYKDRYIINASIRRDGSSKFGANHRWGTFPSISGRWRVSGEPFMQDLTWLNEFSLRASYGESGNTPRQDYVHFSTFSNLNWNYLGETGVVPNSLELTNFKWENVAQTNLGFNLEVIDNRVILGFDWYLKRTSDLFLDNLRIPSTTGFSSVNMNIGTMDNRGWELSVFTTPYRSGDWQVNFDFNIARNKNIVQSISELYQTDNLESMESNGNYFVTIQEGNPLGSFYGFRYQGVYTDGEATIARDASGNVITGPNGDPVQMVFNYPNNGYEFQPGDAMYEDINNDGNIDYKDIVWLGDANPKLTGGFGPRISYKNLQVSGYFNFRYGVDIVNRARMTTENMYGYENQNTAVLNRWRKPGDQTDMPRALIRTGYNWLGSDRYVEDGSFLRFRTLTVRYTMPRTFLDRTNLGDLSFYLTAENLFTWTGYTGQDPEVGLTSSSANRLFQIGYDDARTPPTQTYTLGINVRF; encoded by the coding sequence CAGTGATGAACGGACCCTTGCCGGTGTGGCCACTGATGTGAACGGGAATTTCTCGTTAAGGGTCAGGAGCAAGCAAAACCGTATACGGATTTCCTTTATTGGTTATAAAACAGTTACCCTTCCGATTAACGGCCAATCCGAGATCAATGTAAACCTTGAGTTTGCGGTCAGTGACCTGGATGTGGCAGAGGTGACCGCAGAGAAGATGATCGATCAGGGGATGTTCCAGATCGATGAGCGTGACCTTACCTCATCCTCGACAAGGGTGGATGCCGAACTGTTGGAGGAAATGTCTGCCCTATCCATTGACCAGGCCTTGCAAGGAAGAATGGCCGGCGTGGATATTGTGTCCAATTCCGGTGATCCGGGTGCCGGGATGTCCATCAGGATACGAGGTACTACTTCTATCAATGGCTCGTCAGAACCACTGATCGTGGTGGATGGGATTCCTTTCCAAACCAATACCTCATCATTTGACTTTGCCAATGCCAATGAGCAAGAATATGCGCAGTTGCTGAACGTGGCACCGGCAGATATCGAGTCCATCACGGTTTTACGGGATGCGGCAGCCACGGCACTGTGGGGATCCAGGGGTTCCAATGGTGTGCTGGTGATCACCACCAAACGAGGAAGCAAAGGAAAGCCTACCATTACCTACTCTTTTCGAGGGGCCATGACCCAGCAACCGGACCAGATCCCGATGCTGAGCGGGGACCAATACTCTACGTTGATCGCAGAGGGGTATATGAACAGTTTCGGTGTACCGCTGAATATTGACCAGAACAAGGAGTTTTCCTACGATCCTAGAGATCCCTACTACTTTTATAATTACGGAAACAACACCGACTGGATCAACGAGATCACGCAGTTGGGCTATATGTTTGATCATAATCTGGCCCTATCCGGTGGTGGTGAGAAAACGCGATATCGGGTATCGGTCAATAAAAACAATTCTGTCGGTACCACGGTAGGAACAGGCTTTGACAGGCTTGCTACACGGATCAGTTTGGACTATAATGTATCTAGCAAGATCCGCGTAAGAACGGACCTGGCCTACACCAATTCCAAGACTGATAGGAATTGGGTAAATGGTACCAGCGGTAGCAGGGATTTGATTAGGAGCATAGCTTATGAAAAAATGCCCAATATGTCACCATTTGAGTATGACGCATATGGTAACCTGACACCGAACTATTTCTCACCGGAATTCAATATCCAAGGAGCTTTTTCCGGAACCTATAATCCCTTGGCCATGGCCGAAGAAGCTACCAATACGACAGAGAGTAACCGGATCATTCCGAAGTTTACCCTTCAGTATTATATCAGGGAGGACCTCATGTTCCAATCCGATGTGGCCTTTGATATCAACAATACGCAGAGAAGGTCGTTTTTGCCCCAAGTAGCAACAGGGCTGCCGTTAAGTAACCAAAACGTTAACAGGGCTGAGGGCAATGATTCGGACTTTTTGGTTACCCAGACGTTTAACAAACTTTACTATACCCCGGAACTGGGCGAGGACCACAGTCTGATGGCGATGCTGTTGGCCACGACCTATGAGGGAAGGAGTGACGGCTTCAACGTCGTTACCACCAATGCTGCATCTTCCAATCTTCAGGTACCCTCAACTATTAATAGGGACGACAATATCGGACTTGGTTCCGGGACAAGTATTTCCCGTTCCCTTGGTCTTGTGGCCAATGCCCAGTACGGATATAAGGACAGGTACATTATCAATGCCTCCATTAGAAGAGACGGGAGCTCCAAATTCGGAGCTAACCACCGATGGGGAACCTTTCCCAGTATCTCCGGTAGATGGAGGGTATCCGGTGAGCCGTTTATGCAGGACCTTACTTGGCTGAATGAATTCAGTTTGAGGGCCAGTTACGGAGAGAGTGGCAATACACCAAGACAGGATTATGTGCACTTCAGTACCTTCTCTAACCTGAACTGGAATTATCTCGGAGAGACAGGCGTGGTGCCGAACAGCTTGGAGCTGACCAATTTTAAATGGGAAAATGTGGCACAGACCAATCTTGGTTTTAACCTTGAAGTGATCGATAACCGTGTCATTTTAGGATTTGATTGGTACCTCAAGCGTACCTCAGACTTGTTTTTAGACAACTTGCGCATTCCGAGTACCACTGGTTTTTCTAGCGTAAATATGAACATTGGTACGATGGACAACAGGGGCTGGGAGCTGTCTGTTTTTACGACGCCTTACCGTTCAGGGGATTGGCAGGTAAATTTTGATTTTAACATTGCCCGTAACAAGAACATCGTACAGTCCATATCTGAGCTGTACCAGACTGATAACCTGGAATCAATGGAGTCCAATGGCAACTATTTCGTGACCATTCAAGAAGGCAATCCATTGGGATCTTTTTATGGCTTTAGGTACCAAGGTGTCTATACCGATGGGGAAGCCACTATCGCCAGGGATGCCAGTGGCAATGTCATCACAGGACCTAACGGGGATCCCGTCCAAATGGTCTTTAACTACCCCAACAATGGATATGAATTCCAGCCGGGAGATGCCATGTACGAGGACATCAACAATGACGGAAATATTGATTACAAGGACATCGTTTGGCTGGGCGATGCCAATCCCAAACTGACCGGTGGCTTTGGTCCGAGGATCAGCTATAAGAACCTTCAGGTGTCCGGATATTTTAACTTCCGCTACGGCGTGGATATCGTCAACAGAGCCAGGATGACCACCGAAAACATGTATGGCTACGAAAACCAGAATACCGCAGTGCTCAACAGGTGGAGAAAGCCGGGAGACCAGACCGATATGCCGCGGGCATTGATACGGACAGGTTATAACTGGCTTGGCTCAGACCGCTATGTGGAGGATGGCTCATTCCTGAGGTTCAGGACACTGACGGTGCGTTACACTATGCCAAGGACTTTCCTTGACAGGACCAATTTGGGAGACCTCAGTTTTTACCTGACAGCAGAAAACCTGTTTACCTGGACGGGCTATACGGGACAGGATCCGGAAGTAGGCCTGACCAGTTCCAGTGCCAATAGGCTTTTCCAGATCGGATATGATGATGCACGGACGCCACCCACGCAAACCTATACTTTGGGCATTAACGTGCGGTTCTAA